A window of the Streptomyces sp. NBC_00454 genome harbors these coding sequences:
- a CDS encoding YbaK/EbsC family protein produces MTTTMHPRFAEALAELGLEPDVRTFPDGTRTAADAAAAIGCELSQIVKSLIFAADGVPVLVLMDGASRVDVEAVRKELGATAVTRADAALVRETTGYAIGGVPPFGHRTRTRVLADRALLAHQEVWAAAGTPHTVFPMAPRELIAHAGAVVADVRER; encoded by the coding sequence ATGACCACGACCATGCATCCGCGTTTCGCCGAAGCCCTCGCCGAGCTGGGTCTGGAGCCGGACGTACGCACCTTCCCCGACGGCACCCGGACCGCGGCCGACGCGGCGGCCGCTATCGGCTGCGAGCTCAGCCAGATCGTGAAATCGCTGATCTTCGCGGCGGACGGGGTCCCCGTGCTGGTGCTCATGGACGGGGCCTCGCGGGTGGACGTGGAGGCGGTCCGAAAAGAGCTCGGCGCGACCGCGGTGACCAGGGCCGACGCGGCGCTGGTCCGGGAGACCACCGGGTACGCCATCGGCGGCGTACCGCCCTTCGGGCACCGCACCCGCACCCGGGTCCTGGCCGACCGGGCCCTGCTGGCCCACCAGGAGGTGTGGGCGGCGGCCGGGACCCCGCACACGGTGTTCCCGATGGCCCCGCGCGAGCTGATCGCGCACGCGGGGGCCGTAGTGGCCGACGTACGGGAGCGCTGA
- a CDS encoding serine hydrolase domain-containing protein: MDIQGVVAEGFEPVRDAFVRNFQVLGDRGAAVSVYRDGRKVVDLWGGTKDANGTEPWAEDTVQIVRSATKGVAAAVPLLLQQRGLLDLDAPVGSYWPEFKAGGKERTRVRDLLAHRAGVPALDRGLTVAEAADGVSGPRAVAAQHAFWEPGTEHGYHAQTFSWLLNELVLRATGRSLAGILAEEIAEPLGLDFWIGLPEAEAHRVGRVAPVDPPEGAGTFKTRPRRNVSEAYADPDSLTRRAFAAIHPLPDENDPAYRAAELPASAGIGTARALARFYAATIGVVEDGARIFTPATTALAGKEFSSGPDRVLVVNTRFGPGYMLHGPASPLLSPTSFGHPGRGGSLAFADPESGIGFGYVTNAHAKSVTADPRAQALVRALRSAL; this comes from the coding sequence GTGGACATCCAGGGTGTGGTGGCGGAGGGCTTCGAGCCCGTCAGAGACGCGTTCGTACGCAACTTCCAGGTGCTCGGGGACCGGGGCGCGGCCGTGTCCGTGTACCGGGACGGGCGCAAGGTCGTGGACCTGTGGGGCGGTACCAAGGACGCGAACGGCACGGAGCCGTGGGCCGAGGACACCGTGCAGATCGTCCGCTCCGCGACCAAGGGCGTGGCCGCCGCCGTACCGCTGCTGCTCCAGCAGCGCGGACTGCTCGACCTGGACGCGCCGGTGGGCTCGTACTGGCCGGAGTTCAAGGCCGGCGGCAAGGAGCGCACCCGGGTCCGGGACCTGCTCGCGCACCGTGCGGGAGTCCCGGCCCTGGACCGCGGACTGACCGTGGCCGAGGCCGCCGACGGGGTCTCGGGACCGCGCGCGGTCGCGGCCCAGCACGCCTTCTGGGAGCCCGGCACCGAGCACGGCTACCACGCGCAGACCTTCAGCTGGCTGCTGAACGAGCTCGTGCTGCGGGCGACCGGCCGTTCGCTGGCGGGCATCCTGGCCGAGGAGATAGCCGAGCCGCTGGGCCTGGACTTCTGGATCGGCCTGCCGGAGGCCGAGGCCCACCGGGTGGGCCGGGTGGCGCCCGTCGATCCGCCGGAGGGTGCCGGTACCTTCAAGACCCGGCCGAGGCGAAACGTTTCCGAGGCCTACGCCGATCCGGACTCCCTCACCCGCCGCGCCTTCGCGGCCATCCACCCGCTGCCCGACGAGAACGACCCCGCCTACCGCGCGGCCGAACTGCCGGCCTCGGCCGGCATCGGCACGGCGCGCGCACTGGCCCGCTTCTACGCCGCCACCATCGGGGTGGTCGAGGACGGCGCGCGGATCTTCACCCCGGCCACCACCGCGCTCGCGGGCAAGGAGTTCTCCTCCGGCCCGGACCGGGTGCTGGTGGTCAACACGCGCTTCGGACCCGGCTACATGCTGCACGGTCCCGCCTCACCCCTGCTGTCCCCGACCTCCTTCGGGCACCCCGGGCGCGGCGGCTCGCTCGCCTTCGCGGACCCGGAGTCGGGCATCGGCTTCGGCTACGTCACCAACGCCCACGCCAAGTCGGTCACCGCCGACCCGCGCGCCCAGGCCCTGGTGCGAGCCCTGCGCTCGGCGCTGTAA
- a CDS encoding energy-coupling factor ABC transporter ATP-binding protein, translating to MDPVNAPSLEVSGLAYAYPDGHQALFGVDLTVGRGERVALLGPNGAGKTTLVLHLNGILTGGVGTVSVAGLPVEKRNLAEIRRRVGIVFQDPDDQLFMPTVREDVAFGPASAGMRGAELQERVREALDLVGMTDFADRPPHHLSFGQRRRVAVATVLAMRPEILVLDEPSSNLDPASRRELADILRSLDVTVLMVTHDLPYALELCPRAVVLSDGTLVADGRTQDLLCDEELMRAHRLELPFGFDPRSVSVN from the coding sequence ATGGACCCTGTGAACGCACCCTCGCTGGAAGTCTCCGGCCTCGCCTACGCCTACCCCGACGGCCACCAGGCCCTCTTCGGGGTCGATCTGACGGTCGGCCGCGGCGAGCGCGTGGCCCTGCTCGGCCCGAACGGCGCCGGCAAGACCACGCTGGTCCTGCACCTCAACGGGATCCTGACCGGCGGCGTCGGCACCGTGTCCGTGGCGGGGCTGCCCGTGGAGAAGCGCAACCTCGCGGAGATCCGCCGCCGGGTCGGAATCGTCTTCCAGGACCCCGACGACCAGCTCTTCATGCCGACCGTCCGCGAGGACGTGGCCTTCGGCCCGGCCTCCGCCGGGATGCGCGGCGCCGAGCTCCAGGAGCGGGTGCGCGAGGCCCTGGACCTGGTCGGCATGACCGACTTCGCGGACCGGCCCCCGCACCACCTGTCCTTCGGGCAGCGCCGCCGGGTCGCGGTGGCGACCGTACTGGCCATGCGGCCCGAGATCCTGGTCCTGGACGAGCCGTCCTCCAACCTGGACCCGGCCTCCCGGCGGGAACTCGCGGACATCCTGCGCTCCCTCGACGTCACGGTGCTGATGGTGACGCACGACCTGCCGTACGCGCTGGAGCTCTGCCCGCGCGCGGTGGTCCTCAGTGACGGCACCCTCGTGGCGGACGGCCGGACGCAGGACCTCCTGTGCGACGAGGAGCTGATGCGCGCGCACCGGCTGGAGCTGCCCTTCGGCTTCGACCCCCGGTCAGTGTCGGTCAACTGA
- the cbiQ gene encoding cobalt ECF transporter T component CbiQ codes for MGAGHAHRLYRHGHSPVHDLPPHCKLAATFAFVVVVVSTPREAVWAFGLYAVLIAAVAAVARIPAAFLLRRLLIEVPFVAFAVLMPFVAQGERVEVLGMSLSVSGLWGAWNVLAKGTLGVAASVLLASTTELRALLLGLQRLKLPPLLVQIASFMIRYGDVITDELRRMSIARRSRGFEASGIRHWGVLAKTAGALFIRSYERGERVYLAMVSRGYAGSMPVIDEAAATRAQWAYAAVLPVTALAVCLMGWTL; via the coding sequence GTGGGCGCGGGCCACGCCCACCGGCTCTACCGGCACGGGCACTCGCCGGTCCACGACCTGCCGCCGCACTGCAAGCTGGCCGCGACCTTCGCCTTCGTGGTGGTCGTCGTCTCCACCCCGCGCGAGGCGGTGTGGGCCTTCGGGCTGTACGCCGTCCTCATCGCGGCAGTGGCGGCCGTCGCCCGGATCCCGGCCGCCTTCCTGCTGCGCCGGCTCCTGATCGAGGTGCCCTTCGTCGCCTTCGCCGTCCTGATGCCCTTCGTGGCCCAGGGCGAGCGGGTGGAGGTCCTCGGCATGTCCCTCAGCGTCTCCGGCCTCTGGGGCGCCTGGAACGTCCTGGCCAAGGGCACCCTCGGCGTGGCCGCCTCCGTGCTCCTGGCCTCCACCACCGAACTGCGGGCCCTGCTGCTGGGCCTCCAGCGACTCAAGCTGCCGCCGCTCCTCGTCCAGATCGCCTCCTTCATGATCCGGTACGGCGACGTGATCACCGACGAGCTGCGCCGGATGTCCATCGCACGGCGCTCCCGCGGCTTCGAGGCGAGCGGGATCCGGCACTGGGGGGTCCTGGCCAAGACGGCCGGAGCCCTGTTCATCCGCTCCTACGAGCGCGGCGAGCGGGTCTACCTCGCGATGGTCAGCCGCGGCTACGCCGGGTCCATGCCCGTGATCGACGAAGCGGCCGCCACCCGCGCCCAGTGGGCGTACGCGGCCGTGCTCCCGGTGACGGCGCTCGCCGTCTGTCTGATGGGATGGACCCTGTGA
- a CDS encoding energy-coupling factor ABC transporter permease → MHVPDGFIDAPVSVAAGVVAAGAVAVSLRGARRELDDRTAPLAGLVAAFIFAVQMLNFPVAGGTSGHLLGGALAAILVGPCTGVLCVSVVLLMQGVLFADGGLTALGVNITNMGVVTVVVAYAVFRGLLKLLPDTRRSVTVAAFAGALLSVPGAAVMFTLFYALGGTADVSTDKVFGAMVGVHVLIGIGEAVITAATVGAVIAVRPDLVHGARGLSAPLKLRIGGELVDAPAAAAPAAPVGLAARSTKPVWITGLVTALVLAGFVSFYASSSPDGLEKVAADKGIDQNVTEHASADSPLADYSVKDVSDARLSGGLAGVIGVGATVLVGTGIFWTVRRRRGADLTAASTAAPVA, encoded by the coding sequence ATGCATGTGCCCGACGGCTTCATCGATGCCCCCGTCTCCGTGGCCGCAGGTGTCGTCGCCGCCGGAGCCGTGGCGGTCAGCCTCCGCGGCGCCCGCCGCGAACTCGACGACCGCACCGCCCCGCTCGCCGGCCTCGTCGCCGCCTTCATCTTCGCCGTCCAGATGCTGAACTTCCCCGTCGCCGGCGGCACCAGCGGCCACCTCCTGGGAGGCGCGCTCGCCGCGATACTCGTCGGCCCCTGCACCGGCGTGCTGTGCGTGTCCGTGGTCCTCCTCATGCAGGGCGTCCTCTTCGCCGACGGCGGCCTGACCGCCCTCGGCGTCAACATCACGAACATGGGCGTCGTGACCGTCGTCGTCGCCTACGCCGTCTTCCGCGGGCTCCTGAAGCTGCTGCCCGACACCCGCCGCTCGGTGACCGTCGCCGCCTTCGCCGGAGCCCTGCTCTCCGTCCCCGGCGCCGCCGTCATGTTCACCCTGTTCTACGCCCTCGGCGGCACCGCCGACGTGTCCACGGACAAGGTCTTCGGCGCCATGGTCGGCGTCCACGTCCTCATCGGCATCGGCGAGGCCGTCATCACCGCAGCCACCGTCGGCGCCGTGATCGCCGTACGCCCCGACCTGGTCCACGGAGCCCGCGGGCTGTCCGCCCCGCTGAAGCTGCGCATCGGCGGCGAACTGGTCGACGCCCCGGCCGCCGCCGCGCCGGCCGCCCCGGTCGGCCTCGCAGCCCGCTCCACGAAGCCCGTGTGGATCACCGGCCTGGTCACCGCCCTCGTCCTGGCCGGCTTCGTCTCCTTCTACGCCTCCTCCAGCCCCGACGGACTGGAGAAGGTCGCCGCCGACAAGGGCATCGACCAGAACGTCACCGAACACGCCTCCGCCGACTCCCCGCTCGCCGACTACAGCGTCAAGGACGTCTCCGACGCCCGCCTCTCCGGTGGCCTCGCCGGGGTCATCGGCGTCGGCGCGACCGTCCTCGTCGGCACCGGGATCTTCTGGACCGTGCGGCGCCGCCGCGGCGCCGACCTGACGGCCGCCTCCACCGCCGCACCGGTCGCCTGA
- a CDS encoding SsgA family sporulation/cell division regulator, with product MSATAENPPATEPYVEERVRARVITDDPLYRAIPVALRFVPAEPLAVRIVFPADLSPEGTDNEWVFPRALLEAGLQAPTGTGDVRVWPCGRVQAVVEFHSPEGVAVVQFDIAALRRFLRRTNAPVPAVPSAATASATR from the coding sequence ATGTCAGCGACCGCCGAGAATCCGCCCGCGACCGAGCCCTACGTGGAGGAGCGGGTGCGGGCCCGCGTGATCACCGACGACCCGCTCTACCGGGCCATCCCGGTGGCGCTGCGCTTCGTCCCCGCCGAACCCCTGGCCGTGCGGATCGTCTTCCCCGCCGATCTCTCCCCCGAGGGCACCGACAACGAGTGGGTCTTCCCCCGCGCCCTCCTGGAGGCCGGCCTGCAGGCCCCGACCGGGACCGGCGACGTACGCGTCTGGCCCTGCGGGCGGGTCCAGGCCGTGGTCGAGTTCCACTCCCCCGAGGGCGTCGCGGTGGTCCAGTTCGACATCGCCGCGCTGCGCCGCTTCCTGCGCCGTACGAACGCACCCGTGCCCGCGGTTCCGTCCGCCGCCACGGCCTCGGCCACCCGTTAG
- a CDS encoding MMPL family transporter, with protein sequence MATFLYRLGRGAFRRRRFVALVWVALLFAAIFGAATASAPTSGSFSIPGTEAQKAFDLLDQRFPGMAADGATARIVIKAPAGEKVDSPAAKAQVEKIVTDLKDGAGKDQVSSVADPYEAKAVSQDGSTAYISVKYKVSGMELTDPTREALKGAGTEAKAAGLNVQIGGDALMAAPKTGSGEIIGVVIAAIVLVITFGSLIAAGLPLLTALIGVGIGVSSVTALANVLDLGSTTSTLAMMIGLAVGIDYALFIVSRYRAELAEGREREEAAGRAAGTAGSAVVFAGLTVVIALVGLAVVNIPMLTKMGFAAAGTVVIAVLVALTLVPAILGFAGKKVLPAGTKSKLFGKGKPASAEAKPNGGTRWARFILRRPVMVLLAGVIGLGIIAIPASKLEMGLPDDGSQPVSTSQRQAYDLLSEGFGPGFNGPLMVVVDGDKALADKTVDRVKGLDGVVAVTPPQLNKAGDAAIITVIPKDRPSSAQTENLVHEIRAGSGDDVLVTGATAMNIDFSQKMNDALVPYLALVVGLAFLLLMLVFRSILVPLKAALGFLLSVVAALGAVVAVFQWGWLGSLFGVEQTGPIMSMMPIFMVGVVFGLAMDYEVFLVTRMREAYVHGERPGQAVVTGFQYSARVVVAAAVIMIAVFSGFIGASEQMIKMIGFGLAVAVFFDAFVVRMAIVPAVLALLGHKAWWLPKWLDRILPNVDVEGESLRKHLGESSDGSDGSDGSDKDRELVKV encoded by the coding sequence GTGGCCACCTTCCTCTACCGACTCGGCAGGGGTGCCTTCCGGCGCCGCCGATTCGTCGCACTCGTCTGGGTGGCGCTGCTGTTCGCCGCCATCTTCGGCGCGGCTACGGCTTCCGCACCCACCTCAGGCTCGTTCTCGATACCCGGCACGGAGGCCCAGAAGGCCTTCGACCTGCTGGACCAGCGCTTCCCGGGGATGGCCGCCGACGGCGCCACCGCCCGCATCGTCATCAAGGCCCCGGCGGGCGAGAAGGTCGACTCCCCGGCCGCCAAGGCCCAGGTCGAGAAGATCGTCACCGACCTGAAGGACGGCGCAGGCAAGGACCAGGTCTCCTCGGTCGCCGACCCGTACGAGGCGAAGGCCGTGAGCCAGGACGGCTCCACCGCCTACATCAGCGTCAAGTACAAGGTCAGCGGTATGGAGCTGACCGACCCGACCCGCGAGGCCCTCAAGGGCGCCGGTACGGAGGCCAAGGCCGCCGGGCTGAACGTCCAGATCGGCGGAGACGCCCTGATGGCGGCCCCGAAGACGGGCTCCGGCGAGATCATCGGCGTCGTCATCGCCGCGATCGTCCTCGTCATCACCTTCGGCTCGCTGATCGCGGCCGGACTGCCGCTGCTGACCGCGCTGATCGGCGTGGGCATCGGCGTCTCCTCCGTCACCGCGCTCGCCAACGTGCTGGACCTCGGCTCCACCACCTCCACCCTCGCGATGATGATCGGCCTCGCGGTCGGCATCGACTACGCCCTCTTCATCGTCTCCCGCTACCGCGCGGAGCTCGCCGAGGGCCGCGAGCGCGAGGAGGCCGCCGGCCGCGCCGCCGGAACCGCCGGCTCCGCCGTCGTCTTCGCCGGTCTGACCGTGGTCATCGCCCTCGTGGGCCTGGCCGTCGTCAACATTCCGATGCTGACCAAGATGGGCTTCGCCGCCGCCGGCACCGTGGTCATCGCCGTCCTCGTCGCCCTGACGCTGGTCCCGGCCATCCTCGGGTTCGCGGGCAAGAAGGTCCTGCCCGCCGGTACGAAGAGCAAGCTGTTCGGCAAGGGCAAGCCGGCTTCCGCCGAGGCCAAGCCCAACGGCGGCACCCGCTGGGCCCGCTTCATCCTGCGCCGCCCCGTCATGGTGCTGCTCGCGGGTGTGATCGGCCTCGGCATCATCGCGATCCCGGCGAGCAAGCTGGAGATGGGCCTGCCGGACGACGGATCGCAGCCGGTGTCCACCTCGCAGCGCCAGGCGTACGACCTGCTCTCCGAGGGCTTCGGCCCCGGCTTCAACGGCCCGCTGATGGTGGTCGTGGACGGGGACAAGGCGCTCGCCGACAAGACGGTCGACCGGGTCAAGGGCCTGGACGGCGTGGTCGCGGTGACCCCGCCGCAGCTCAACAAGGCCGGGGACGCCGCGATCATCACGGTCATCCCGAAGGACCGCCCGTCCTCCGCACAGACCGAGAACCTGGTCCACGAGATCCGTGCGGGCAGCGGCGACGACGTGCTCGTCACCGGTGCGACCGCGATGAACATCGACTTCTCGCAGAAGATGAACGACGCGCTGGTGCCCTACCTGGCACTCGTCGTCGGCCTCGCCTTCCTGCTGCTGATGCTCGTCTTCCGCTCGATCCTGGTTCCGCTCAAGGCGGCCCTCGGCTTCCTGCTCTCGGTGGTCGCTGCCCTCGGCGCCGTCGTCGCGGTCTTCCAGTGGGGCTGGCTCGGCTCGCTCTTCGGGGTGGAGCAGACCGGTCCGATCATGTCGATGATGCCGATCTTCATGGTGGGCGTCGTCTTCGGTCTGGCCATGGACTACGAGGTCTTCCTGGTCACCCGCATGCGTGAGGCGTACGTCCACGGAGAGCGGCCGGGCCAGGCCGTCGTGACCGGGTTCCAGTACAGCGCCCGGGTGGTCGTGGCCGCGGCCGTCATCATGATCGCGGTGTTCTCGGGCTTCATCGGAGCCAGCGAGCAGATGATCAAGATGATCGGCTTCGGTCTGGCCGTCGCGGTCTTCTTCGACGCGTTCGTCGTCCGGATGGCCATCGTCCCGGCCGTCCTGGCGCTGCTCGGCCACAAGGCCTGGTGGCTGCCGAAGTGGCTCGACCGGATCCTGCCGAACGTGGACGTGGAGGGCGAGAGCCTGCGCAAGCACCTCGGCGAGTCCTCCGACGGCTCCGACGGCTCCGACGGTTCGGACAAGGACCGCGAGCTGGTCAAGGTCTGA
- a CDS encoding TetR/AcrR family transcriptional regulator — translation MVEEVMSRRSRITPEREAELHGAVLDLLREVGYEALTMDAVAARTKSSKATLYRQWGSKPELVARALRCTQPVSLREIDTGSIRGDFAVMVENSDDAQMAKDTALMRGLTHAVHESPELHKALRELLVDPEITGLQAMLQRAVDRGEIAAGCPALAFVPHMLIGAFIALPLIEDRSVDRRFLGDFIDAVVFPALGV, via the coding sequence ATGGTCGAAGAGGTCATGTCGCGCCGCAGCCGGATCACCCCCGAGCGGGAAGCCGAACTCCACGGGGCGGTCCTCGACCTCCTGCGCGAGGTCGGCTACGAGGCGCTGACCATGGACGCGGTCGCCGCCCGTACGAAGTCCAGCAAGGCCACCCTCTACCGCCAGTGGGGGAGCAAGCCCGAGCTGGTCGCCCGGGCCCTGCGCTGCACCCAGCCGGTCTCCCTCCGGGAGATCGACACGGGCAGCATCCGCGGGGACTTCGCCGTCATGGTCGAGAACTCCGACGACGCCCAGATGGCGAAGGACACCGCGCTGATGCGGGGTCTGACCCATGCGGTCCACGAGAGCCCGGAGCTCCACAAGGCGCTGCGGGAACTGCTGGTCGACCCGGAGATCACGGGTCTGCAGGCGATGCTCCAGCGGGCGGTGGACCGGGGCGAGATCGCCGCGGGCTGTCCGGCCCTGGCCTTCGTCCCGCACATGCTCATCGGGGCGTTCATCGCGCTCCCGCTCATCGAGGACCGGTCCGTCGACCGGCGTTTCCTCGGTGACTTCATCGACGCCGTGGTCTTCCCCGCCCTCGGCGTCTGA